In a single window of the Zea mays cultivar B73 chromosome 5, Zm-B73-REFERENCE-NAM-5.0, whole genome shotgun sequence genome:
- the LOC100216774 gene encoding uncharacterized protein LOC100216774, whose protein sequence is MATCRKTARVDVTELKQRLVKRLGRERAVKYFAHLARLLNLKLTKVEFDRLCLATIGKENIALHNALIRGIIGNALSGVPPLSRQAVTGQSGTTTAPSGQCVGVALPVVENVGAVVDSGDGELARERGAPVGKLVSVEDGEEVEQVRYAPCVQSRSPITAPLGISVAGGSGMRVRRKLDDSVVSCYDSGQLLDTGSLCEGLQRWLYSNGTGVTVQAVDALNHGLDELLRRLIKPTVDLSRVRASSRRISKVNQKFAGRMNSLQHPNQGQCTTLQDFAVAVQSDPRLLGPNCPTQIEKIQAMTFGGE, encoded by the coding sequence ATGGCGACCTGCCGCAAGACGGCGCGCGTCGATGTCACCGAGCTGAAGCAGCGCCTGGTGAAGCGCCTGGGTCGGGAGCGGGCGGTCAAGTACTTCGCGCACCTCGCCAGGCTGCTGAACCTGAAGCTCACCAAGGTGGAGTTCGACAGGCTCTGCTTGGCCACCATCGGCAAGGAGAACATCGCGCTGCACAACGCGCTCATTAGGGGGATCATAGGCAATGCTCTGTCGGGGGTGCCTCCGCTCAGCCGGCAGGCGGTGACGGGGCAGTCGGGCACCACCACCGCCCCCAGCGGGCAGTGCGTGGGCGTTGCGCTGCCGGTGGTGGAGAATGTGGGGGCAGTGGTTGATTCGGGTGATGGCGAGCTGGCGAGGGAGCGGGGGGCGCCGGTGGGGAAGCTGGTGTCCGTGGAAGatggggaggaggtggagcaggtTAGGTATGCTCCGTGTGTCCAGAGCCGGAGCCCGATAACAGCGCCATTGGGGATTTCAGTCGCTGGGGGCAGTGGTATGAGGGTAAGGAGGAAGTTGGATGATTCAGTGGTGTCATGCTATGATTCTGGACAATTGCTGGATACGGGTTCTCTGTGCGAGGGTTTGCAGCGGTGGCTGTACAGTAACGGCACTGGAGTGACGGTGCAAGCCGTCGATGCTTTGAATCATGGGTTAGATGAGCTGTTGCGAAGATTGATTAAACCGACCGTAGATTTGTCGAGGGTAAGAGCCAGCAGTAGAAGAATTAGCAAAGTCAATCAAAAGTTTGCTGGTAGAATGAATTCTTTGCAACATCCAAATCAGGGTCAGTGTACAACGTTGCAAGATTTTGCAGTTGCTGTGCAATCTGATCCACGTTTGCTTGGTCCAAATTGCCCCACGCAAATCGAGAAGATACAGGCAATGACATTTGGAGGGGAATGA
- the LOC100275806 gene encoding uncharacterized protein LOC100275806, whose protein sequence is MCMDGAVPVKRVWLGIAARLGLRRKTGLRKLRKEVRTCEYRDVHVMWEMLRATDGPAVPLAEKEAAAAAAVAAAAGARKRRNAWRRFVYYCCAF, encoded by the exons ATGTGCATGGACGGCGCCGTGCCGGTGAAGAGGGTCTGGCTCGGCATCGCCGCGCGCCTCGGCCTCCGCCGAAAGACCG GCCTGAGGAAGCTGAGGAAGGAGGTGCGCACGTGCGAGTACCGCGACGTGCACGTCATGTGGGAGATGCTGCGGGCGACGGACGGGCCGGCGGTGCCGCTGGCGGAGAAGgaggccgcggcggcggcggccgtcgCGGCCGCCGCAGGCGCCAGGAAGAGGAGGAACGCGTGGAGGCGGTTCGTCTACTACTGCTGCGCGTTCTGA
- the LOC103625861 gene encoding zinc finger protein 1 yields the protein MELLHAVIHGAATTTTTTTTTTTSSSATVTSGDEGAHLPQGWAKKKRSRRQRSEEENLALCLLMLSRGDRHRVQAPPPPVPSAEFRCSVCGKSFGSYQALGGHKTSHRVKLPTPPAAHVQLPAPPAVALLVEAPAPPPVTATPPPLPLVAVAVAVREPATSSTSDGAAAGRVHRCTICHKEFPTGQALGGHKRKHYDGGAAAAETSEVGSSGNEGSAARAFDLNLPAVPEFAFRCGAKPGKMWDEDQEVQSPLAFKKPRLLMTA from the coding sequence ATGGAGCTACTCCACGCCGTCATCCATGGAgctgcgacgacgacgacgaccaccaccaccaccaccacgagCAGCAGCGCCACCGTCACCAGCGGCGACGAGGGCGCCCACCTGCCCCAGGGGTGGGCCAAGAAGAAGCGCTCGCGGCGCCAGCGCTCAGAGGAGGAGAACCTCGCGCTGTGCCTGCTCATGCTCTCCCGCGGCGACCGCCACCGCGTccaggcgccgccgccgccggtcccGTCCGCGGAGTTCAGGTGCTCCGTCTGCGGGAAGTCCTTCGGCTCCTACCAGGCGCTGGGGGGCCACAAGACCAGCCACCGGGTCAAGCTGCCGACCCCTCCTGCCGCTCATGTCCAGCTCCCGGCACCACCGGCAGTGGCCCTCTTGGTGGAGGCCCCCGCACCACCACCAGTCACTGCCACCCCGCCCCCGCTGCCGCTAGTCGCGGTCGCCGTCGCCGTCCGTGAGCCGGCCACGTCGTCCACCTCCGACGGGGCGGCCGCGGGCAGAGTGCACAGGTGCACCATCTGCCACAAGGAGTTCCCGACCGGCCAGGCGCTCGGCGGCCACAAGAGGAAGCACTATGACGGAGGCGCCGCGGCGGCCGAGACGTCCGAGGTGGGGAGCTCCGGGAACGAAGGCTCCGCCGCCCGCGCGTTCGACCTCAACCTCCCGGCCGTGCCGGAGTTCGCCTTCCGGTGCGGCGCCAAGCCCGGCAAGATGTGGGACGAGGACCAGGAGGTGCAGAGCCCCCTCGCCTTCAAGAAGCCCCGCCTCCTCATGACCGCGTGA